From a single Nostoc sp. MS1 genomic region:
- the scyF gene encoding scytonemin biosynthesis PEP-CTERM protein ScyF (ScyF is a conserved protein in biosynthesis systems for the scytonemin, a Trp-derived cyanobacterial natural sunscreen, although it is not absolutely required.), translating into MGLVKNFAIAVASTGFLTLAASAEASALSLKYDSQIGSPGFAPGQLFVPQGITVNSAGNILVSNGRGVNPDGTPNFSVGNRVEIFSPQNEYLGAIGEGGTGPGQFDEPSALEIDPQTGNLYVGDVFNNRVNVYDPNGNFINSFGSFGGLIPGRAFFGPSGVTFDKQGFVYIGDFSGDKINKYTKDGVLVGSIGSSGTAPGQFQGPAGLRISPVSGNIYVSDQFNNRVQVLDPEGKPLFTFGKQGTGDGEFNQPIGIEVDEFENIYVADSINSRVQVFDKNGKFLTSYGTPAAAPPPQLGEPPFGNPLDLTPGVFNWTAGTSYKDGKLYVGDFFQGRVQVLSIEGAATSTPEPASILGLGLLGVGAGVVKLRKNRQQKFTVGINQ; encoded by the coding sequence ATGGGATTAGTCAAAAATTTTGCGATCGCAGTTGCTAGCACTGGATTTCTCACACTAGCAGCATCCGCCGAAGCATCCGCCTTAAGCTTAAAATACGACAGTCAAATCGGTAGCCCCGGCTTTGCCCCTGGACAATTATTCGTTCCCCAAGGTATCACCGTCAATAGTGCTGGTAACATCCTTGTCAGTAACGGTCGTGGTGTTAACCCAGACGGTACACCCAATTTTAGCGTCGGTAACAGAGTCGAAATATTCAGTCCTCAAAATGAGTATTTAGGCGCAATTGGCGAAGGTGGTACTGGTCCTGGTCAATTCGATGAACCATCAGCCTTAGAAATTGACCCTCAGACTGGTAACTTGTATGTTGGTGATGTTTTTAACAACCGCGTCAACGTTTACGACCCCAACGGTAACTTTATAAATTCATTTGGTTCCTTTGGTGGTCTGATTCCTGGTAGAGCCTTCTTTGGCCCATCTGGTGTTACCTTCGACAAGCAAGGCTTTGTGTATATTGGTGATTTTAGTGGTGACAAAATCAATAAATATACTAAAGACGGTGTGTTAGTTGGTAGTATTGGCAGTTCGGGAACTGCACCTGGACAATTCCAAGGCCCAGCAGGTCTAAGAATTTCTCCAGTCAGTGGCAACATTTATGTCAGTGACCAATTTAATAACCGTGTTCAGGTACTTGACCCAGAAGGAAAACCCCTGTTTACCTTTGGTAAACAAGGTACTGGTGATGGCGAGTTTAATCAACCAATTGGGATTGAAGTAGACGAGTTTGAGAATATCTATGTAGCTGACTCTATCAACAGCCGCGTTCAGGTATTTGATAAAAACGGTAAATTCCTCACCTCTTACGGTACACCAGCCGCCGCACCACCACCACAACTAGGCGAACCCCCATTTGGTAATCCTCTTGACCTCACTCCAGGCGTATTTAACTGGACTGCGGGTACAAGCTATAAAGATGGCAAGCTTTATGTGGGCGACTTCTTCCAAGGTCGTGTGCAAGTGCTGAGTATTGAAGGTGCAGCAACTTCAACTCCTGAACCTGCTTCAATCTTAGGTTTGGGTTTACTTGGAGTTGGAGCTGGTGTTGTTAAGTTAAGAAAAAATCGGCAGCAGAAATTTACTGTTGGTATAAATCAATAG
- the scyB gene encoding tryptophan dehydrogenase ScyB — protein MQLFETVREMGHEQVLYCHGKNPDIRAIIAIHDTSLGPAMGATRLYPYVNEEAALRDALRLSRGMTYKAACANIPAGGGKAVIIANPADKTDEMLRAYGRFVESLKGRFITGQDMNITPDDVRTIYQETKHVVGVEEKSGGPAPITALGVFLGLKAAVKFRWQTERLDGLKVAVQGLGNVGSNLCRHLHEHGVQLIVADVSPEKTAEIKQRFGATVVAPDEIYSQNVDIFAPCAMGGIINSQTIPQIQAKIIAGAANNQLENERLHGQRLVEKDILYCPDYVINAGGIINVYNEMIGYDEDKAFKQVNNIYDTLLAIFKIAQQQSITTNDASKHLADERILKARISKKQPVAA, from the coding sequence ATGCAGCTATTTGAAACAGTTAGAGAAATGGGTCACGAGCAAGTACTCTATTGTCATGGAAAAAACCCAGATATTAGAGCTATCATTGCTATTCATGACACCAGCTTAGGCCCTGCAATGGGAGCCACTAGACTCTATCCTTATGTGAATGAAGAAGCGGCTTTGAGAGATGCTTTGCGCCTCAGCCGTGGCATGACTTACAAAGCAGCTTGTGCTAACATTCCTGCTGGTGGTGGTAAAGCAGTAATTATTGCTAATCCCGCAGATAAAACTGACGAGATGTTGAGAGCTTATGGACGCTTTGTCGAAAGTCTCAAAGGACGTTTTATCACTGGGCAAGATATGAATATCACACCAGATGATGTCCGCACAATTTATCAAGAAACTAAACATGTAGTTGGTGTAGAAGAGAAGTCTGGTGGCCCTGCTCCCATCACAGCTTTAGGTGTATTTTTAGGTCTAAAAGCTGCTGTCAAATTTCGCTGGCAAACTGAACGATTAGACGGGCTAAAGGTTGCAGTACAAGGATTAGGAAATGTAGGTAGCAACCTGTGCCGCCACCTACATGAACATGGTGTACAACTAATTGTCGCTGATGTTAGTCCAGAAAAAACTGCTGAAATAAAACAGCGTTTTGGTGCTACAGTAGTAGCACCGGATGAAATTTACTCACAAAACGTAGATATCTTCGCCCCCTGCGCTATGGGGGGAATTATTAATAGTCAAACTATTCCCCAAATCCAAGCTAAAATTATTGCTGGTGCAGCCAATAATCAACTAGAAAATGAGCGCCTACATGGTCAAAGATTAGTAGAAAAAGACATTCTCTACTGTCCTGATTATGTAATTAATGCTGGCGGCATCATTAACGTTTACAACGAAATGATTGGCTACGACGAAGATAAAGCTTTCAAGCAAGTCAATAATATTTACGACACACTGTTAGCAATTTTTAAGATTGCTCAACAGCAAAGCATTACTACAAATGATGCTTCCAAACATCTTGCAGATGAAAGAATCCTGAAGGCCAGAATTAGTAAAAAACAGCCCGTAGCTGCATAG
- the scyA gene encoding scytonemin biosynthesis protein ScyA (ScyA, a thiamin diphosphate-dependent enzyme, performs an acyloin condensation during scytonemin biosythesis. It joins a molecule of indole-3-pyruvate to one of para-hydroxyphenylpyruvic acid.) produces the protein MSQKYTDSNSQILTGELYKELPTDGSQYVESLSHDSRELNDIEIQPLFAQDDNSTLSVADAIVQMLVNLGVSSAFGVAGGAMASLWNALSNSALQVLNFRHEAGAAFAATEAYFANNHPTVVFTTAGPGITNALTGLFAARGEGAKVILLSACTSSPQRGRWAIQETSSYTLPSGGMFTPGVLFNYAITVESAAQLPQIFRKLALGLAQPGGFVAHISIPTGVQTSLVEGISWPELNVAAYQVTARKEKIAKSAELLFSEPFAIWVGFGARHAAEEIRQLAERTGAAVFCSPRGKGIFPEDHPQFVGVTGLGGDASVITYMEEQTPARTLVLGTRLGEPTSFWSPTMIPAQGFVHVDIDPEVPGVAYPHANTFSIQADIKTYLQDLLQYLPETPRSGNLSLPPGNLSLPRPQLDPIPDGADYPVRPEALMAAIQKIIVEGSDAIVLAECGNSFTWSTHCLRFNEANRYRVSTGVGAMGHAATGVVGAAQARNGKAVAIVGDGAMLMNNEISTAVKYKIPAIWIVLNDARYNMCYQGMKVLGMKGADAEIPPANFAMIARGMGADGIAVMNESDLETALQQAIAAEGPFVVDVIIDADRPAPSGGRNKSLAAQGVKSTTNGNGNGKSTTTKQVSFPLV, from the coding sequence ATGAGTCAAAAATATACTGATTCCAACTCCCAGATTCTCACTGGTGAGCTGTACAAAGAATTACCCACAGACGGCAGTCAATATGTAGAATCTCTATCTCACGACTCCCGTGAGTTGAACGATATAGAAATTCAACCGTTGTTTGCCCAGGATGATAACTCTACGCTCTCAGTTGCCGATGCTATCGTGCAGATGCTGGTTAACTTGGGTGTATCTAGTGCCTTTGGTGTAGCTGGCGGGGCTATGGCTAGTTTGTGGAATGCCTTATCCAATAGCGCCCTGCAAGTGTTGAACTTCCGCCACGAAGCAGGAGCCGCCTTTGCTGCTACTGAAGCTTACTTTGCAAATAATCATCCTACGGTGGTATTTACAACAGCCGGGCCAGGTATTACCAATGCTCTCACAGGCTTATTCGCTGCCCGTGGTGAAGGTGCAAAGGTGATTCTGTTGTCTGCTTGTACCTCATCGCCTCAACGTGGACGCTGGGCAATTCAAGAAACCAGTAGCTACACCTTACCCAGTGGAGGTATGTTCACCCCTGGCGTATTGTTCAACTACGCTATCACCGTAGAATCAGCCGCCCAACTACCACAAATTTTCCGCAAACTGGCTTTGGGTTTAGCCCAACCAGGGGGATTTGTCGCCCACATCAGTATTCCTACAGGTGTACAGACAAGTTTGGTTGAAGGTATATCTTGGCCGGAGTTGAATGTAGCGGCTTATCAGGTAACTGCTCGCAAAGAAAAGATTGCCAAATCCGCAGAGTTACTATTCTCCGAACCCTTCGCCATCTGGGTTGGTTTCGGTGCGCGTCATGCGGCCGAAGAAATTCGTCAATTGGCAGAGAGAACAGGCGCAGCCGTTTTTTGCTCACCTCGTGGTAAAGGCATCTTTCCAGAAGACCATCCTCAATTTGTGGGTGTGACAGGATTGGGTGGTGATGCTTCCGTCATTACCTACATGGAGGAGCAAACCCCAGCCCGTACTCTGGTATTAGGAACTCGCTTAGGTGAACCTACTTCTTTCTGGAGTCCAACGATGATTCCAGCACAGGGCTTTGTCCATGTAGATATCGACCCAGAAGTTCCTGGTGTAGCTTATCCCCACGCCAATACCTTCTCGATTCAAGCTGACATCAAGACCTATTTGCAGGATCTTTTGCAATACTTACCAGAAACTCCCCGTTCTGGTAATTTGTCTTTACCTCCTGGTAATTTGTCTTTACCTCGTCCCCAACTTGATCCCATTCCAGACGGCGCAGACTATCCAGTGCGTCCTGAAGCATTGATGGCGGCTATCCAAAAAATTATTGTTGAAGGTAGCGACGCTATAGTTTTGGCGGAGTGTGGTAACTCATTTACTTGGTCTACTCATTGTTTACGGTTTAATGAAGCCAATCGTTACCGTGTTAGCACTGGAGTAGGTGCAATGGGTCATGCAGCTACAGGTGTTGTGGGTGCAGCGCAAGCACGGAACGGTAAAGCTGTTGCGATTGTAGGCGATGGAGCAATGCTGATGAATAACGAAATCAGCACAGCCGTCAAGTACAAGATTCCGGCGATTTGGATTGTCCTCAACGATGCCCGATACAATATGTGCTACCAAGGCATGAAGGTACTGGGAATGAAGGGCGCAGATGCAGAGATTCCTCCTGCAAACTTTGCCATGATTGCCCGTGGTATGGGTGCAGATGGGATTGCTGTTATGAACGAGTCTGATTTAGAGACGGCTTTACAACAAGCGATCGCAGCTGAAGGCCCCTTTGTTGTCGATGTCATCATTGACGCAGATCGTCCCGCACCTTCTGGCGGACGGAACAAGAGTTTAGCTGCCCAAGGGGTGAAGTCTACTACTAACGGCAACGGCAATGGCAAATCAACTACTACCAAGCAAGTATCTTTTCCCTTGGTGTGA
- a CDS encoding ScyD/ScyE family protein: MKLKPFALTFIGLSIAFASMPKAAQAASFSVIANGLDNPRNLAFGADGTLYFTESGKGGDGADGRCIPSPSAGYIPLCAGQNGYVGKITKDGTKTTILSSLTSLALSPSGEQAAGPADIKFDSKGNAYLLTGLAGDPSNRDTVLKSPDLGRLYKIDLVTGGLTPIADFAAYEAANNPDGTDIISNPYAFTIKDDIAYVVDGGGNSIYSVGLDGSGIQKVNSFPLDIVPRDKLEYPDLGGTDPNTLPVTQQSVPTGITVAPDGSLTVTEYTYFPYPEGEARVFKVDPLTLQPTVLADGFTQLTGAAYDPEGNLYVLQHINVSEWKAIQQGGIITGDISGSIIKIAPDGTRTTIWSGKGLEAASGLTFGPDGRLYTSNRARLAGTGEIVAIDPNATVPEPSVTFGLSAAALGAASMMKKRKPKEVVKKEVELV; this comes from the coding sequence ATGAAACTCAAGCCATTTGCCTTAACCTTTATTGGTCTTTCTATTGCTTTTGCCTCCATGCCCAAAGCAGCCCAAGCTGCCAGCTTTTCCGTAATTGCTAACGGCTTGGATAACCCCAGAAATTTGGCTTTCGGTGCTGACGGCACTCTGTATTTTACAGAAAGTGGTAAAGGTGGAGATGGAGCCGATGGCAGATGTATTCCATCGCCTAGTGCTGGCTACATTCCTTTGTGTGCTGGACAAAATGGTTATGTCGGCAAAATCACCAAAGACGGTACAAAGACAACCATTTTATCTAGCCTCACCTCTCTAGCTTTATCCCCTTCTGGAGAACAAGCAGCCGGCCCTGCGGATATTAAATTTGACTCTAAAGGCAACGCTTATCTGTTGACTGGTCTGGCTGGCGACCCCAGTAACCGCGATACAGTCTTAAAATCCCCCGACCTGGGAAGATTATACAAAATCGATTTAGTAACTGGTGGTTTAACGCCTATTGCTGATTTTGCTGCTTACGAAGCGGCCAATAATCCTGATGGTACTGATATCATTTCCAACCCCTACGCCTTCACAATTAAAGATGATATTGCTTATGTAGTTGATGGGGGCGGCAATAGCATCTATTCTGTAGGTCTTGATGGCAGTGGTATTCAAAAAGTCAACTCTTTCCCACTTGACATAGTTCCTAGAGATAAGTTGGAATATCCAGACTTAGGGGGAACCGATCCTAATACCTTACCAGTTACCCAACAGTCCGTACCTACAGGTATCACAGTTGCTCCAGATGGTAGCTTGACAGTTACCGAATATACTTACTTCCCTTATCCAGAAGGTGAAGCTCGTGTCTTCAAAGTAGATCCCTTGACTTTGCAGCCTACAGTTCTTGCTGATGGCTTTACCCAGTTAACAGGCGCAGCCTACGACCCAGAAGGCAACTTGTACGTCTTGCAACACATTAATGTTTCCGAATGGAAGGCAATTCAACAAGGCGGTATTATCACTGGTGACATCAGTGGTTCGATAATCAAAATTGCTCCCGATGGTACTCGTACAACCATTTGGAGCGGCAAGGGCTTGGAAGCCGCCTCTGGTCTAACTTTTGGCCCCGATGGCAGACTATATACTTCCAACCGCGCCAGACTTGCAGGTACAGGTGAAATTGTTGCTATTGATCCCAACGCAACTGTACCCGAACCTTCTGTAACATTTGGTCTGTCTGCGGCTGCTTTGGGTGCGGCTTCCATGATGAAGAAGCGCAAGCCTAAAGAAGTAGTCAAAAAAGAAGTAGAGCTAGTTTAA
- a CDS encoding ScyD/ScyE family protein: MTKQHIKQLTVTLITLCVATLSGIKSAEAASFSVVADGLNNARGLSFGPDGALYVTEAGNGGNGACIPSVTGQGSLCYGATGQVLRIENGQTQTALTGLPSLALADGTNAGGARDIQFDASGKPYILLGYGANPSFRSNLGNVDLGKIIAPDFATNSWRSVADLSNYELVNNPDGSDVNSNPLGLFIDGDRLLAVDAGANDLLSVRNDGSNLQALAVFPQEILTNPVFPPSGEPSTEPGQVPDPTEQPPSQLPIQVVPSSVVKGPDGAYYVSQFTGFPFPEGKAKIFRVGTDGTTTVYADGFTHLTDLEFDSVGNLYALQYANQSAWKGNFDGSLIKIATDGTRKTILSGNGLEAPNALTIGADGAVYISNRSDRPGQGQIIRVETSQSVPEPTAVAGLVAFSVFSLGSLCYQKRNRNRAKTLPWQLHTSHQSLIRTND; the protein is encoded by the coding sequence ATGACCAAACAACACATCAAACAACTAACAGTCACTCTAATTACTCTTTGTGTTGCCACTCTTTCAGGCATAAAATCTGCGGAAGCTGCATCATTTTCAGTAGTAGCCGATGGTCTGAATAACGCCAGAGGATTGAGCTTCGGCCCTGATGGTGCGTTGTATGTGACCGAAGCCGGAAACGGAGGTAATGGAGCTTGTATTCCCTCCGTAACTGGTCAAGGTTCCTTGTGTTATGGTGCAACGGGTCAAGTTCTGAGAATTGAGAACGGTCAGACTCAGACAGCACTCACAGGACTACCTTCTCTAGCTCTAGCTGATGGCACTAATGCTGGTGGAGCGCGAGACATCCAATTCGATGCTAGCGGCAAACCTTATATTTTGCTGGGATATGGGGCTAATCCGAGCTTCCGCAGTAATCTTGGTAACGTTGACTTAGGCAAAATCATCGCTCCCGATTTTGCTACCAACTCATGGAGAAGTGTTGCTGACTTATCTAATTACGAGTTGGTGAATAACCCAGATGGTAGCGATGTAAACAGTAATCCCTTGGGGCTATTTATAGATGGCGATCGCTTACTTGCAGTCGATGCTGGCGCTAACGACTTGCTAAGTGTGCGAAATGATGGTTCTAACTTGCAAGCGCTGGCTGTATTCCCCCAAGAAATATTGACTAACCCCGTCTTCCCACCGTCCGGTGAACCATCTACCGAACCCGGACAAGTACCAGACCCAACAGAGCAACCGCCATCCCAGTTGCCTATTCAAGTAGTACCTTCAAGTGTCGTCAAAGGCCCTGATGGTGCTTACTACGTTAGTCAATTTACTGGCTTTCCCTTTCCTGAAGGCAAAGCCAAAATTTTCCGAGTTGGTACTGATGGGACGACAACAGTTTATGCAGATGGCTTTACCCATTTAACAGACTTGGAATTTGATAGTGTTGGTAATTTGTATGCCTTGCAGTATGCCAACCAGTCAGCGTGGAAAGGTAATTTTGATGGTTCATTAATCAAAATAGCTACTGATGGCACTCGTAAAACCATCCTCAGTGGTAATGGACTAGAAGCACCCAACGCTTTGACTATTGGTGCTGATGGAGCGGTTTATATATCTAATCGTAGCGATCGCCCAGGACAAGGCCAAATCATCAGAGTAGAGACTTCTCAGTCTGTACCTGAACCTACTGCTGTTGCTGGCTTAGTAGCGTTTAGTGTTTTCAGTCTTGGTTCCTTGTGTTATCAAAAACGCAATAGAAACCGCGCCAAGACCTTACCTTGGCAACTCCATACCAGTCATCAGTCCCTCATCAGGACGAATGACTAA
- a CDS encoding EboA family metabolite traffic protein: MSAFTDLKLNNISQLLLHWIIQQASPEGVAWLEEKREQINNDDKARVFFTAFSAVPRYIGKVQLQLTAQDLKTASELRPGWFPTHWSIDQAARTLLILTSPKYHPEKYVYTLEQVFKSADVGELVTLYQALPLLPYPERWQKRAAEGIRSNMTAVFNAVALRNPYPAEHLDTLAWNQMVVKALFVGSPLHLIQGLDSRANPELARMLTDYANERYSAKRSVSGEIWPLVEKFSHR, encoded by the coding sequence ATGTCTGCTTTTACTGATTTAAAACTAAATAATATTAGTCAATTATTACTTCATTGGATAATACAACAAGCAAGTCCAGAAGGCGTTGCTTGGTTGGAAGAAAAAAGAGAACAAATCAATAATGATGATAAGGCGCGAGTATTTTTTACTGCCTTTAGCGCTGTTCCCCGCTACATAGGTAAAGTACAACTACAGCTAACCGCACAAGACCTAAAAACAGCATCAGAGTTGCGTCCCGGATGGTTTCCTACTCATTGGAGCATAGACCAAGCTGCAAGGACATTATTAATATTAACTTCGCCAAAATATCATCCAGAAAAGTACGTTTATACTTTAGAACAAGTATTCAAATCTGCCGATGTTGGTGAATTAGTTACACTATATCAAGCTTTACCTTTATTGCCTTACCCCGAACGCTGGCAAAAGAGAGCGGCGGAAGGTATACGCAGCAACATGACTGCCGTATTCAATGCCGTAGCTTTACGTAATCCATACCCAGCCGAACATCTCGATACCTTAGCTTGGAATCAGATGGTAGTGAAAGCGTTGTTTGTCGGTAGTCCTCTACATTTAATTCAAGGCTTAGACTCCCGCGCCAACCCAGAATTAGCCAGAATGTTAACCGATTATGCCAACGAACGCTACAGTGCCAAACGTTCTGTTTCTGGTGAAATTTGGCCGTTGGTAGAGAAATTTAGTCACAGGTAA
- a CDS encoding TatD family hydrolase: MNNSIITKDMMFIDPHIHMSSRTTDDYEMMRQSGIVAVIEPAFWFGQPRTHVGSFQDYFSSLVGWERFRASQFGIKHYCTIGLNSKEANNEPLAEQVMELLPLYACKEGVVAIGEIGYDDMTPVEDKYFRLQLDLAKELDMLVMIHTPHRDKKAGTSRSMDVCIEHGLKPSQVIVDHNNEETVKEVLDRGFWAAFTIYPNTKMGNARMVEIVREYGSDRIIVDSSADWGVSDPLAVPKTALLMLERGISEAAVKKVCYENALAAYSQSGQMQESDWLNLPPIDQRQKFNDNSVLRGQQPLVESRREYALIE, encoded by the coding sequence ATGAATAACAGTATTATCACCAAAGACATGATGTTTATCGACCCCCACATTCACATGAGTTCGCGCACGACTGATGATTATGAGATGATGCGTCAGTCGGGAATTGTGGCGGTAATTGAGCCGGCTTTTTGGTTTGGACAACCACGTACTCATGTTGGTTCCTTCCAAGATTATTTCAGCAGTTTAGTTGGTTGGGAAAGGTTCCGGGCTTCGCAGTTTGGGATTAAACATTACTGCACAATTGGTTTAAATTCCAAGGAAGCTAATAATGAACCTTTGGCAGAGCAGGTAATGGAATTATTACCTCTGTATGCTTGTAAAGAGGGTGTAGTCGCCATTGGGGAAATTGGCTACGATGACATGACACCTGTCGAAGATAAATACTTCCGCCTGCAACTAGACCTAGCGAAAGAATTAGATATGTTGGTGATGATTCATACACCACACCGCGATAAAAAAGCAGGTACAAGCCGCAGTATGGATGTTTGCATTGAGCATGGGTTAAAGCCATCTCAGGTAATTGTAGACCACAATAACGAAGAAACCGTCAAAGAAGTTTTAGATAGAGGCTTTTGGGCAGCGTTTACCATTTATCCAAATACTAAAATGGGCAATGCCCGCATGGTAGAAATTGTCCGTGAATATGGGAGCGATCGCATTATCGTTGATAGTAGCGCCGACTGGGGCGTAAGCGACCCCCTCGCCGTACCCAAAACTGCCCTACTCATGCTAGAACGGGGCATTTCTGAAGCGGCTGTGAAAAAAGTCTGTTATGAAAACGCCCTCGCCGCCTACAGCCAAAGCGGTCAAATGCAAGAGTCAGATTGGCTAAACCTCCCACCCATCGACCAAAGACAGAAGTTCAACGACAACTCCGTCCTCCGAGGACAACAACCATTGGTTGAGTCGCGTCGTGAATATGCGCTGATTGAATAA
- the scyC gene encoding scytonemin biosynthesis cyclase/decarboxylase ScyC (ScyC, an enzyme in the biosynthesis pathway for the cyanobacterial natural sunscreen scytonemin, performs a cyclization and decarboxylation on the compound ScyA produces.), which yields MEKNTFATSAYIATSPETAFKYLCSLKNLDDWTLFSRMQEQIDEDTWLGTASGYHRNLYYHVKKLESPLFYGIEWHCGLEYNQYFQVYPVLLFPPEYIEPGTDEKGVYFHWLSFVDPGRQTQMIMQGIHTVHTSECRSLKANLERREGLKTAAKGRYFINTDTIYVDAPVELGVEYLKEVKNIDEWAHLVRPVGELSGQSGDFLDEYDQKVTISVRVHSLSKYYLLEEEYFYPEHNFYQRSVALLIPAAYSFADPEATGFILHRITFWKNEGQFTHGKLQIEDFGAESMNIKRFLEAKAGNLKSFDRGMSYIPVHKLQQPELVGSH from the coding sequence GTGGAAAAAAATACATTTGCGACATCCGCATATATTGCCACATCACCAGAAACTGCATTCAAGTATCTTTGCAGTTTGAAAAATTTGGATGATTGGACATTATTTAGTCGGATGCAGGAACAGATTGATGAAGATACTTGGCTCGGAACTGCATCCGGTTATCATAGAAATTTATATTATCACGTTAAGAAACTGGAAAGCCCGCTATTTTATGGTATCGAGTGGCATTGCGGGTTAGAGTATAATCAATATTTCCAAGTTTATCCTGTACTACTGTTTCCCCCAGAATATATCGAACCGGGAACAGATGAAAAAGGTGTGTACTTCCATTGGTTAAGCTTTGTTGATCCTGGTCGGCAAACACAAATGATTATGCAGGGTATTCACACCGTGCATACTTCTGAGTGTCGTTCTCTTAAAGCTAATTTAGAACGCAGAGAGGGTTTGAAAACAGCAGCCAAAGGACGCTACTTTATTAATACCGATACCATATATGTAGATGCTCCTGTAGAACTGGGAGTTGAATATTTAAAAGAAGTCAAAAATATTGATGAATGGGCGCATTTAGTCAGACCTGTAGGCGAACTTAGCGGTCAGTCTGGAGACTTCTTGGACGAGTACGACCAAAAAGTTACTATTTCGGTACGTGTCCATAGCCTCAGCAAGTATTACCTGCTAGAAGAAGAATACTTCTATCCAGAACACAACTTCTATCAACGTTCTGTAGCCTTACTCATCCCCGCCGCTTACTCCTTCGCTGACCCTGAAGCTACTGGTTTCATCCTCCATCGCATCACCTTCTGGAAAAATGAAGGTCAATTCACTCACGGCAAGCTGCAAATAGAAGACTTTGGTGCTGAGAGCATGAATATCAAACGCTTCTTAGAAGCCAAAGCTGGCAACCTCAAATCCTTCGACCGGGGTATGAGCTACATACCAGTACACAAACTTCAACAACCAGAATTGGTTGGTAGTCATTAG